The Alphaproteobacteria bacterium DNA window GCCGACGTGTTCGATTATATCGAGCGTTTCTACAATCCCACCCGCAGGCACTCGACCTTGGGCTATCTCAGCCCTATCGACTTCGAGCGCCAGGCTGGGGTAGCCTAAAGAAGCCTATCTCGGTGTCCATCAAACCGGCAGCAGGCCAGGGCGCCGGTCTGGCTTCGGGATGAGATGCCGAAATGGACCCCAAGGATCCGGCTTGCTGGTTGCAGCCCCGGCGAGCAACAATAAAGCGGTTATTCCCATGATCTGCCCTCCATAAGTTCGACGCCTGTGACTTAGTCAGACTAGCCTATCCCGTCACTTCTGGCG harbors:
- a CDS encoding IS3 family transposase: ADVFDYIERFYNPTRRHSTLGYLSPIDFERQAGVA